From Achromobacter spanius, a single genomic window includes:
- a CDS encoding enoyl-CoA hydratase/isomerase family protein — MTATTTPGTSPILLERDGDIATVVLNRPEKLNAFTIDSWRLLGDTFLKLDRDDSVRCVLLRGAGEKAFSPGNDIGEFETARSNKRQAVEYGAIMRRTIEAIGGCRHPVVAQIHGICVGGGLEIASLADLRICGESSRFGVPIKNLGLVMSYSELAPLVRLVGPTVALQVLLEGNIFDAAEALRLGVVSRVVADGQVADEAQAAARRIADGAPLVARWHKKFVRNLVQGKTLTDADRDEAFDCFDTEDFRAGYRAFLAKTKPQFTGR; from the coding sequence ATGACTGCTACCACTACCCCTGGAACCTCGCCCATCCTGCTCGAGCGCGACGGCGACATCGCTACCGTGGTGCTGAACCGGCCAGAAAAACTCAACGCGTTCACCATCGACAGTTGGCGGCTGCTGGGCGATACGTTTCTCAAACTGGACCGCGATGACAGCGTGCGCTGCGTGCTGCTGCGCGGCGCGGGCGAGAAGGCGTTTTCGCCCGGCAACGACATCGGCGAATTCGAGACCGCGCGCAGCAACAAGCGCCAGGCGGTGGAATACGGCGCCATCATGCGCCGCACGATCGAGGCAATCGGCGGCTGCCGCCACCCCGTGGTCGCGCAGATCCACGGCATCTGCGTGGGCGGCGGGCTGGAGATCGCCAGCCTGGCCGACCTGCGCATCTGCGGCGAAAGCTCGCGGTTCGGCGTGCCCATCAAGAATCTGGGTCTCGTGATGTCGTACTCGGAACTGGCGCCGCTGGTTCGGCTGGTCGGCCCGACCGTGGCGCTTCAGGTGCTGCTGGAAGGCAACATCTTCGACGCCGCTGAAGCCTTGCGCCTGGGCGTCGTCTCGCGCGTGGTGGCGGACGGCCAAGTGGCCGACGAGGCGCAGGCGGCCGCACGCCGGATCGCCGATGGCGCGCCGCTGGTGGCCCGCTGGCACAAGAAGTTCGTGCGCAATCTGGTGCAGGGCAAGACCCTGACCGACGCCGACCGCGACGAGGCCTTCGACTGCTTCGACACCGAGGACTTCCGCGCAGGCTATCGCGCCTTCCTGGCCAAAACCAAGCCGCAATTCACCGGCCGCTGA
- a CDS encoding TetR/AcrR family transcriptional regulator has protein sequence MASKNPAAAGDAGNTGNSGKPASKPLLAADRIRKTAREMFYRDGIRAVGVDAIVTQAGVTKPSLYRSFSSKDELAAAYLRDYDAEFWARFDAACAAHPGDPRAQLLDYLTGMAGRAVQNGYRGCGLTNAAVEYPESEHPARAVAVEHKRELRRRLNDMAAGMGAEDPEALADGLLLLIEGAFVSSQIFGEGGPAGRVAAMADKLIQAHLPRRTG, from the coding sequence ATGGCCAGTAAGAATCCCGCCGCAGCCGGTGATGCCGGCAACACCGGCAACTCCGGCAAACCCGCGTCCAAGCCGCTCCTGGCGGCCGACCGCATCCGCAAGACCGCCCGCGAGATGTTCTACCGCGACGGCATCCGCGCGGTGGGCGTGGACGCCATCGTCACCCAGGCGGGCGTGACGAAACCCAGCCTGTACCGCAGCTTTTCCTCGAAGGACGAACTGGCTGCCGCGTACCTGCGCGACTACGACGCTGAATTCTGGGCGCGTTTTGACGCCGCCTGCGCCGCCCATCCGGGCGATCCGCGCGCCCAGCTGCTCGACTATCTGACCGGCATGGCCGGCCGCGCCGTGCAGAACGGCTACCGGGGCTGCGGGCTGACGAACGCGGCAGTCGAGTACCCGGAGTCGGAACACCCCGCCCGCGCCGTAGCCGTCGAGCACAAGCGCGAACTGCGCCGCCGGCTGAACGACATGGCCGCCGGGATGGGGGCGGAGGATCCGGAAGCCCTGGCCGACGGACTGCTGCTTTTGATCGAAGGCGCATTCGTCTCCAGCCAGATTTTTGGCGAAGGCGGACCGGCGGGCCGGGTGGCTGCGATGGCCGACAAGCTGATCCAGGCGCATCTGCCCCGCCGTACGGGCTAG
- a CDS encoding GntR family transcriptional regulator, whose protein sequence is MANPEPLIADVSVPDLAIHHPTLPAVVAERLRQLIIDGTLKPGTWLNERDLCDQLKISRTPLREAYRMLASDGLVTLQPKRGAMVIELSAEDIENIFDVLSVLEGLAVRSAAERASEAELAQIARLHAQMLENYEKRDIRAYFAASMGTHIAINRAAHNPALSHSYDRLNLQVQALRYKSNFDLDEWTTAVADHEAFVQALLARDGERAEALIRKHVGGKKAYNLRGRTGNGAA, encoded by the coding sequence ATGGCTAACCCTGAACCCCTGATTGCCGACGTGTCCGTCCCCGATTTGGCCATCCACCATCCCACCTTGCCGGCGGTCGTGGCGGAACGGCTTCGCCAATTGATCATCGACGGCACCCTCAAGCCGGGCACCTGGCTGAACGAACGGGATCTGTGCGATCAACTCAAGATTTCCCGCACGCCGCTGCGTGAGGCGTACCGGATGCTGGCCTCGGATGGCCTGGTGACCTTGCAGCCCAAGCGCGGGGCGATGGTGATCGAACTGTCCGCCGAAGACATCGAAAACATCTTCGACGTGCTGTCCGTGCTGGAAGGGCTGGCGGTGCGCAGCGCCGCCGAGCGCGCGTCCGAGGCGGAGCTGGCCCAGATCGCGCGCCTGCATGCGCAGATGCTTGAAAACTATGAGAAACGCGACATCCGCGCGTACTTCGCGGCCAGCATGGGCACCCACATCGCGATCAATCGCGCCGCGCACAATCCGGCGTTGTCACACTCCTACGACCGGTTGAACCTGCAGGTGCAGGCCCTGCGCTACAAATCCAATTTCGACCTGGATGAGTGGACGACGGCGGTCGCCGACCACGAGGCCTTTGTGCAAGCGCTGTTGGCGCGCGATGGCGAACGCGCCGAAGCGCTGATTCGCAAGCACGTCGGCGGCAAGAAGGCCTACAACCTGCGCGGCCGGACCGGCAACGGCGCGGCCTGA
- a CDS encoding ABC transporter ATP-binding protein, protein MSKLLQAQGLGKRFGGLQALSGVSFDIEQGEIYGLIGPNGAGKTTLFNVLTGLYIPEEGTCTFNGESMSGKKPHEVAYAGLARTFQNIRLFANLSAIENVMIGRHMRTRAGVLGAVLRTRATRAEEAAIEARAQELLDYVGIGHRTNDVARSLPYGDQRRLEIARALATDPKLLALDEPAAGMNASETVVLRKLVEKIRADGVTVLLIEHDMKLVMGLCDRVLVLEYGKVLAMGKPAQVQRVPKVIEAYLGAGAAQDPLIHNEGQAT, encoded by the coding sequence ATGAGCAAACTGCTGCAAGCCCAGGGACTGGGCAAGCGCTTCGGCGGCCTGCAGGCCTTGTCGGGCGTCAGTTTCGATATCGAACAGGGCGAGATCTACGGCCTGATCGGCCCGAACGGCGCGGGCAAGACCACGCTGTTCAACGTGCTGACCGGCCTTTACATCCCCGAGGAAGGCACCTGCACGTTCAACGGCGAATCCATGTCGGGCAAGAAGCCGCACGAGGTCGCCTATGCGGGCCTGGCGCGCACCTTCCAGAACATCCGCCTGTTCGCCAACCTGAGCGCAATCGAGAACGTGATGATCGGCCGCCACATGCGCACCCGCGCCGGCGTGCTGGGCGCCGTGCTGCGCACACGTGCGACGCGTGCCGAAGAAGCCGCCATCGAGGCGCGCGCTCAGGAGCTGCTGGACTACGTCGGCATCGGCCATCGAACCAACGATGTGGCGCGGTCTCTCCCGTATGGCGATCAGCGGCGTCTGGAAATCGCGCGCGCGTTGGCGACGGATCCCAAGTTGTTGGCGCTGGACGAACCGGCCGCCGGCATGAACGCGTCGGAAACGGTGGTGCTGCGCAAGCTGGTCGAGAAGATCCGCGCGGACGGCGTCACCGTGCTGCTGATCGAACACGACATGAAGCTCGTCATGGGCCTGTGCGATCGCGTGCTGGTGCTGGAGTACGGGAAAGTGCTGGCGATGGGCAAACCCGCCCAGGTGCAGCGCGTTCCCAAGGTCATTGAAGCGTATCTGGGTGCGGGCGCCGCGCAGGATCCGCTGATCCACAACGAGGGCCAGGCAACATGA
- a CDS encoding Bug family tripartite tricarboxylate transporter substrate binding protein: MKKHARAWIGVLTLAAGLSAASPALAQDYSKWPERPIRLVVGFVPGGGTDVSARILSARLSTLLGQQVVVENKPGASGLIAADYVVKADPDGYTLLLANMQSTVAAPYVVQSNIDPNKDFTAVRYIGSVPNVLVVNPTKHAYTTVQNLVDDARAKPKQLLYASSGMGSPQHLSAARFSQIAGVSMEHVPYKGSGQAMTDLLGGNVDLNFDTLPGAINQIQAGKLRPLAVTSPQRSKRLPDVPTLAESGIKGLDVVQWYAVLAPAQLPRPIMDKLDRALAQTLADPEIAAKLADQGMDLGGGPQTPAAFASYVRDEWSKYGKLTASLGLKKQ; this comes from the coding sequence ATGAAAAAGCATGCTCGCGCCTGGATCGGCGTTCTGACGCTGGCCGCCGGACTCTCGGCCGCCAGCCCCGCCCTGGCGCAGGACTACTCGAAATGGCCGGAACGACCGATTCGTCTGGTCGTCGGGTTCGTCCCGGGCGGCGGCACCGACGTGTCGGCCCGGATTCTTTCCGCGCGCCTGTCTACCCTGCTCGGCCAGCAGGTGGTGGTCGAGAACAAGCCGGGCGCCTCCGGCCTGATCGCGGCCGATTACGTGGTGAAGGCCGACCCGGACGGCTACACGCTGCTTCTGGCCAACATGCAGTCCACCGTCGCCGCCCCGTATGTCGTGCAGTCCAACATCGACCCCAACAAGGATTTCACGGCGGTGCGTTACATCGGGTCGGTGCCCAACGTGCTGGTCGTGAACCCCACCAAGCATGCCTACACCACCGTGCAGAACCTGGTGGACGACGCCCGGGCCAAGCCCAAGCAACTGCTGTACGCCTCATCCGGCATGGGCAGCCCGCAGCACCTGAGCGCCGCGCGGTTCTCGCAGATTGCCGGCGTGTCGATGGAGCACGTGCCCTACAAAGGCAGCGGCCAGGCCATGACCGATCTCTTGGGCGGCAACGTGGACCTGAACTTCGACACGCTGCCCGGCGCGATCAACCAGATCCAGGCGGGCAAGCTGCGCCCGCTGGCCGTGACCAGCCCGCAACGCAGCAAGCGGCTGCCCGACGTCCCGACGCTGGCCGAATCCGGCATCAAGGGTCTGGACGTCGTGCAGTGGTACGCCGTCCTCGCGCCCGCCCAACTGCCCCGTCCGATCATGGACAAGCTGGATCGGGCGCTGGCCCAGACACTTGCCGATCCCGAGATCGCGGCGAAGCTGGCGGACCAGGGCATGGACCTGGGCGGCGGCCCGCAAACCCCCGCGGCCTTCGCGTCCTACGTGCGAGATGAATGGAGCAAGTACGGCAAGCTCACCGCCAGCCTGGGCCTGAAGAAGCAGTAA
- a CDS encoding MFS transporter yields the protein MSIAHPPFPFRRAGQKYAFVVVGVIFLSLLVAAGLRSSPSVLLVPLEETFGWSRSSISFAAALGIFLYGLVGPFAAAAMERFGLRRVLITALILMSASSAVSAYMTEPWHLIMTWGVFSGLSSGAVAIVMGATVVNRWFVKHRGLMMGLLTASAATGTLVFLPVLAALASSGDWTRVVWTVAAAAAALVPLAWWLVPDRPSSVGLVPFGSDPLAPPAPAAPRTGMVAATFGTLARAAKTRTFWYLFATFFVCGFTTNGLVGTHLIALCGDHGMPEVQAAGLLAMMGIFDLLGTTASGWLTDRYDPRKLLFVYYALRGLSLMYLPYSDFSFYSLSIFAIFFGLDWIATVPPTLRLTTEAFGERDASIVFGWIVAGHQMGAASAAWMAGALREAQGNYQMAFVVSGATGIIAAVLALMIGRKRVVAQPA from the coding sequence ATGAGTATAGCCCACCCTCCCTTTCCGTTCCGCCGCGCCGGCCAGAAGTACGCGTTCGTGGTCGTCGGCGTGATCTTCCTGTCACTGCTGGTCGCGGCCGGACTGCGATCTTCGCCCAGTGTGCTGCTGGTGCCACTGGAAGAAACGTTTGGCTGGAGCCGAAGCTCCATTTCGTTTGCCGCCGCACTGGGCATTTTTCTGTACGGATTGGTGGGCCCCTTTGCCGCCGCCGCAATGGAACGCTTTGGACTGCGGCGCGTGCTGATCACCGCGCTGATCCTGATGTCGGCCTCCAGCGCCGTTAGCGCGTACATGACGGAGCCCTGGCACCTGATCATGACCTGGGGCGTGTTCTCAGGCCTCAGCTCGGGCGCCGTGGCCATCGTGATGGGCGCCACCGTGGTCAACCGCTGGTTCGTCAAGCACCGCGGCCTGATGATGGGCCTGCTGACCGCCAGCGCCGCCACCGGCACGCTCGTATTCCTGCCGGTCCTGGCCGCGCTGGCGTCGTCCGGCGATTGGACTCGCGTGGTGTGGACCGTGGCGGCCGCCGCAGCCGCGCTGGTGCCGCTGGCGTGGTGGCTGGTGCCCGATCGCCCCTCCAGCGTGGGGCTCGTGCCGTTCGGCAGCGATCCGCTCGCCCCGCCCGCGCCCGCCGCGCCGCGCACGGGCATGGTGGCCGCCACGTTCGGCACGCTGGCGCGGGCGGCCAAGACCCGCACGTTCTGGTATCTGTTCGCCACCTTCTTCGTGTGCGGCTTCACCACGAACGGCCTGGTCGGCACGCACCTGATCGCGCTTTGCGGCGACCACGGCATGCCCGAGGTGCAGGCGGCCGGCTTGCTGGCCATGATGGGCATCTTTGACCTGCTCGGCACCACGGCATCCGGCTGGCTGACCGACCGCTACGACCCGCGCAAGCTGCTCTTCGTCTACTACGCGTTGCGCGGCCTCTCGCTGATGTACCTGCCCTACTCCGACTTCTCGTTCTACAGCCTGTCGATCTTTGCGATCTTCTTCGGCCTGGACTGGATCGCCACGGTGCCGCCGACGCTGCGCCTGACGACGGAAGCCTTCGGCGAGCGCGACGCGTCGATCGTCTTCGGGTGGATCGTGGCGGGCCATCAGATGGGCGCGGCCAGCGCCGCCTGGATGGCGGGCGCATTGCGCGAAGCCCAGGGCAATTACCAGATGGCCTTCGTGGTGTCGGGCGCGACGGGCATCATCGCCGCCGTGCTTGCCCTGATGATCGGCAGAAAGCGCGTGGTCGCGCAGCCCGCCTGA
- a CDS encoding Nramp family divalent metal transporter, which produces MTGFIYAISGGNAALAQDARISANLRRMVGSGILVAVGYIDPGNWATDIAGGSGFGYGLLMVVITSAFLALGFQVLVSRLALATGQDLATLTARHLSPRLAKAAWLAGEAAILATALAELIGGAIALRLLFNLPLIAGVAVTGIGTFAVLSMTRGNADRHERVIALLLAVVALSFVFLLFKANPAWTEVAHGVTETGKALRDPQGFLIALGILGATLMPHNLYLHSGTLAQRAQDLPAQARGMAMRVARNDTIVSLGVAMLINAAIMIVAAASLSGSGMVVSSLDDAHAVIGHTLGIGAAVVFAVALYAAGQSSTITGVLAGRILSRGFQVGSNWSDRRRALMTRVVAGAAAVGLLAFTGGKDPDGLLVLSQVILSLALPFALGPLVVLACRKPLMGVYVLRGAWAWAAIGATVGIIVLDGYLLLDLVA; this is translated from the coding sequence ATGACCGGATTCATCTATGCGATTTCAGGCGGCAATGCCGCCCTGGCGCAGGACGCGCGGATTTCCGCCAACCTGCGCCGCATGGTCGGGTCCGGCATTTTGGTCGCCGTCGGCTATATCGACCCGGGCAACTGGGCCACCGACATCGCCGGCGGCAGCGGCTTCGGCTATGGCCTGCTGATGGTGGTCATCACGTCGGCGTTTCTGGCCCTTGGCTTTCAGGTGCTCGTATCGCGCCTGGCGCTGGCAACCGGCCAGGATCTGGCCACCCTCACCGCCCGCCACCTTTCCCCACGTCTCGCCAAAGCCGCCTGGCTTGCCGGTGAGGCCGCCATCCTGGCGACCGCGCTGGCCGAACTGATCGGCGGCGCGATTGCGCTGCGGCTGCTGTTCAACCTGCCCCTCATCGCCGGTGTCGCCGTCACGGGCATCGGCACCTTTGCCGTGCTGTCCATGACGCGCGGCAATGCCGACCGGCATGAACGCGTGATCGCCCTGCTGCTGGCCGTGGTGGCGCTGTCGTTCGTGTTCTTGCTGTTCAAGGCCAATCCCGCCTGGACGGAAGTGGCGCACGGCGTGACCGAGACCGGCAAGGCGCTGCGCGATCCGCAGGGGTTCCTGATTGCGCTGGGGATTCTTGGCGCGACGCTCATGCCCCACAACCTGTACCTGCATTCCGGCACGCTGGCGCAGCGGGCGCAGGACCTGCCCGCGCAAGCGCGCGGCATGGCGATGCGCGTGGCGCGCAACGACACCATCGTGTCATTGGGCGTGGCGATGCTGATCAACGCGGCCATCATGATCGTGGCCGCGGCGTCGCTGTCCGGATCGGGCATGGTGGTGTCCAGTCTGGACGACGCGCACGCCGTCATCGGTCATACGCTGGGCATCGGGGCGGCCGTGGTGTTCGCCGTGGCGCTGTATGCCGCCGGGCAAAGCTCCACCATCACTGGCGTGCTGGCCGGCCGCATCCTGTCGCGGGGTTTCCAGGTGGGCAGCAACTGGTCGGACCGCCGCCGTGCACTCATGACGCGCGTGGTGGCGGGCGCCGCCGCGGTTGGCCTGCTGGCATTCACCGGCGGCAAGGATCCGGACGGGCTGCTCGTGCTGAGCCAGGTCATCCTGAGCCTGGCGTTGCCCTTCGCGCTGGGACCGCTGGTGGTGCTGGCGTGCCGCAAACCGTTGATGGGCGTGTATGTGCTGCGCGGCGCGTGGGCCTGGGCCGCCATCGGCGCCACGGTGGGCATCATCGTGCTGGACGGCTATCTGCTGCTGGACCTCGTCGCCTGA
- a CDS encoding XRE family transcriptional regulator, translated as MSDTALKNARMSDALERSLIREAIKAETLSGPHAGSRWLRLKLRMAALGGAVGEVLHNMDAGRRQHPVVSAYH; from the coding sequence ATGAGCGATACCGCGTTGAAAAATGCCCGTATGTCGGATGCGCTGGAGCGGTCCCTGATCCGCGAGGCCATCAAGGCGGAAACCCTGTCCGGTCCTCATGCAGGCTCGCGCTGGTTGCGCCTGAAGCTGCGTATGGCCGCACTGGGCGGCGCCGTCGGCGAGGTCCTGCACAACATGGACGCTGGTCGCCGTCAGCACCCGGTAGTCTCCGCCTACCACTGA
- a CDS encoding CaiB/BaiF CoA transferase family protein — translation MHNDTRGSGRSHSPASDAPAGALAGMRVIELSQIMAGPTCGMMLADLGADVIKVEKIDGGDDSRQYRDPQINGISAPYLMLNRNKRAIALDLKHPDGKKVLLRMIRDADVVTENFRKGTMEKLGLGYETLRKENPGLIYCAVSGYGTTGPFADKGGFDLVAQGFSGLMAITGEPGGPPLRTGNSVADINAGLLAAFGVLAAYQHKQRTGEGQIVETSLLEASLQQLYWHAAIYFGSGVSPGPTGSAHVLSAPYQAFPTRTDWIIIGGANEKNWQRIAQALGRPEWAEDPRFARNRDRMQNRDELVEEISAILKTRDAQEWLDIFDAAGVPAGPVHSIAQALSHPQTLAREMVVEQDHPVAGKVRTVGMPVKLSATPARYHRAAPRLGEDSIAILGEFGYGKEEIDALIGAGVVAAVDREPVQA, via the coding sequence ATGCACAACGACACCCGCGGCTCCGGCCGCTCGCACTCCCCCGCCTCCGATGCCCCTGCCGGCGCGCTTGCCGGCATGCGCGTCATCGAGTTGTCGCAGATCATGGCCGGCCCCACCTGCGGCATGATGCTGGCCGACCTGGGCGCCGACGTCATCAAGGTCGAAAAGATCGACGGCGGCGACGATTCGCGCCAGTACCGCGACCCACAGATCAACGGCATCTCGGCGCCCTACCTGATGCTCAACCGCAACAAGCGCGCCATCGCGCTGGACCTGAAGCACCCCGATGGCAAGAAGGTGCTCCTGCGCATGATCCGCGACGCCGACGTGGTGACCGAGAACTTCCGCAAGGGAACGATGGAAAAGCTGGGGCTCGGCTACGAGACGCTGCGCAAGGAGAATCCGGGCCTGATCTACTGCGCCGTGTCCGGCTACGGCACGACCGGTCCCTTTGCGGACAAAGGCGGCTTCGATCTGGTGGCGCAGGGATTTTCAGGGCTGATGGCCATCACCGGCGAACCCGGTGGTCCGCCGCTGCGCACCGGCAACTCGGTGGCCGACATCAACGCGGGCCTGCTCGCGGCCTTCGGCGTGCTGGCCGCGTACCAGCACAAGCAGCGCACCGGCGAAGGCCAGATCGTCGAAACCTCGCTGCTGGAAGCCAGCCTGCAGCAGCTCTACTGGCACGCCGCCATCTATTTCGGCAGCGGCGTCTCGCCCGGCCCCACCGGATCGGCGCATGTGCTGAGCGCGCCGTACCAGGCGTTTCCCACGCGCACCGACTGGATCATCATCGGCGGCGCCAACGAGAAGAACTGGCAGCGCATCGCGCAGGCGCTGGGCCGGCCCGAATGGGCGGAAGACCCGCGCTTTGCCCGCAACCGCGACCGCATGCAGAACCGCGACGAATTGGTGGAGGAAATCTCCGCCATCCTGAAGACCCGTGATGCGCAGGAATGGCTGGACATCTTCGATGCCGCCGGTGTGCCCGCCGGCCCGGTGCATTCGATCGCGCAGGCGTTGTCGCACCCACAGACGCTGGCGCGTGAAATGGTGGTGGAACAGGACCATCCCGTGGCGGGCAAGGTGCGCACCGTAGGCATGCCCGTGAAACTGTCGGCCACGCCCGCCCGCTACCATCGCGCCGCGCCGCGGCTGGGCGAGGATTCCATCGCGATCCTGGGAGAATTCGGCTACGGCAAGGAAGAGATCGACGCGCTGATCGGCGCCGGGGTGGTCGCGGCCGTGGACCGTGAACCGGTGCAGGCTTAA
- a CDS encoding ABC transporter ATP-binding protein, protein MTASQPLLELRGLQVSYGGIRAVRGIDLRVDEGELVCLIGANGAGKSTTLRSICGLVPLAGGEVVYAGQSIGGQKSHELVRKGLVMVPEGRGIFGQLTIEENLAMGGYIRRDAAQIRQDTDRVFTLFPRLAERRKQAAGTLSGGEQQMVAMGRAMIARPKLLLLDEPSMGLAPLMVEKVFEVVRTIASEGVTILLIEQNARLALENSHRGYVMESGEITLSGPARDMLHDPKVRAAYLGEVG, encoded by the coding sequence ATGACGGCATCCCAACCCCTGCTCGAGCTGCGGGGCCTGCAAGTGTCCTACGGCGGCATCCGCGCGGTGCGTGGCATCGACCTGCGCGTGGACGAAGGCGAACTGGTCTGCCTGATCGGCGCCAACGGCGCGGGCAAAAGTACGACGCTGCGCTCCATCTGCGGACTGGTGCCGCTGGCCGGCGGCGAAGTCGTCTACGCCGGGCAATCCATTGGCGGCCAGAAGTCGCATGAACTGGTCCGCAAGGGCCTGGTCATGGTGCCCGAAGGCCGCGGCATCTTCGGTCAGCTGACCATCGAGGAAAACCTGGCGATGGGCGGCTACATTCGCCGCGACGCCGCCCAGATCCGGCAGGACACGGATCGCGTCTTCACCTTGTTCCCCCGCCTTGCCGAACGCCGCAAGCAGGCCGCCGGCACGCTGTCGGGCGGCGAGCAGCAGATGGTGGCGATGGGCCGCGCGATGATCGCGCGTCCCAAGCTGCTGCTGCTGGACGAACCGTCGATGGGTCTCGCGCCCTTGATGGTGGAAAAGGTGTTCGAAGTGGTGCGCACCATTGCCAGCGAAGGCGTCACCATTCTGCTCATCGAGCAGAACGCGCGCCTGGCCCTGGAAAACAGCCATCGCGGCTACGTGATGGAGTCGGGCGAGATCACCTTGTCCGGCCCCGCGCGCGACATGCTGCACGATCCCAAGGTGCGCGCGGCGTACCTGGGCGAAGTGGGGTAA
- a CDS encoding ABC transporter permease subunit: protein MSTHPKKSGFSTRNLIGIALIGLVLAVLPFVIGMAGQSWVRLLNFALLYVMLALGLNIVVGFAGLLDLGYIAFYAVGAYTWALLASPHFGLHLPFWAILPIALAVACLFGVLLGAPTLKLRGDYLAIVTLGFGEIIRIFLNNLNAPINITNGPQGINRIDSFKVGEFVFGRTQNLMGIRFSGPEKYYYLLLALTLIIIVVCVRLQNSRIGRAWEAIREDEIAAKAMGINTRNIKLLAFAMGASFGGVAGALFASMQGFVSPESFSLMESISILCMVVLGGMGHIPGVILGALILAALPEFLRAVVEPVQVKLFGEVVLDPEGVRMLLFGLAMVCVMLFRPAGLWPSAVRKRELASKTQGGAA from the coding sequence ATGAGTACGCATCCGAAGAAAAGCGGGTTCTCGACCCGCAACCTGATCGGCATCGCGCTGATCGGCCTCGTGCTGGCCGTGCTGCCGTTCGTGATCGGCATGGCGGGGCAAAGCTGGGTCCGTCTTCTGAACTTCGCACTGCTGTATGTGATGCTGGCGCTGGGCCTGAACATCGTCGTGGGCTTTGCGGGCCTCCTGGACCTGGGCTACATCGCGTTCTACGCGGTGGGCGCCTATACCTGGGCGTTGCTTGCGTCGCCGCATTTCGGGTTGCACCTGCCGTTCTGGGCGATCCTGCCGATCGCGCTGGCGGTAGCGTGCCTGTTCGGCGTGCTGCTGGGGGCGCCGACACTCAAGTTAAGGGGCGACTACCTGGCGATCGTGACGCTGGGGTTCGGCGAAATCATCCGCATCTTCCTGAACAATCTGAACGCGCCCATCAACATCACGAACGGGCCGCAAGGCATTAACCGCATCGACAGCTTCAAGGTCGGTGAGTTCGTGTTTGGCCGCACGCAGAACCTGATGGGCATCCGCTTCTCGGGGCCGGAAAAGTACTACTACCTGCTGCTCGCGCTGACGCTGATCATCATCGTGGTCTGCGTGCGGCTGCAGAATTCCCGCATCGGCCGCGCGTGGGAGGCCATCCGCGAAGATGAAATCGCCGCCAAGGCGATGGGCATCAACACGCGCAACATCAAGCTGCTGGCCTTCGCAATGGGCGCGTCGTTCGGCGGCGTCGCCGGCGCGCTGTTCGCGTCGATGCAGGGCTTCGTCAGCCCAGAAAGCTTTTCGCTCATGGAGTCCATTTCGATCCTGTGCATGGTGGTGCTCGGCGGCATGGGCCACATTCCCGGCGTCATTCTGGGCGCGCTGATCCTGGCTGCCTTGCCCGAGTTCCTGCGCGCCGTCGTGGAGCCCGTCCAGGTGAAGCTGTTCGGCGAAGTCGTGCTGGATCCGGAAGGCGTACGCATGCTGCTGTTCGGCTTGGCGATGGTGTGCGTGATGCTGTTCCGTCCGGCTGGCCTGTGGCCATCGGCGGTGCGCAAACGCGAACTGGCCAGCAAGACCCAGGGAGGCGCGGCATGA